From a single Lytechinus variegatus isolate NC3 chromosome 9, Lvar_3.0, whole genome shotgun sequence genomic region:
- the LOC121421713 gene encoding thyroid transcription factor 1-associated protein 26-like, which translates to MALPMDKPRDKPSRIFASGKRQSGANKIRSRMQSPQVKSSHNKYRSRIIGNVKEGQGYADKRKRRFLNNYQKLRRKQRLQAERRQSENETDMSDINLFAKNIQSASENINLSAKNVQSTSENVERDSNPTSEHDFIRKRSEEGPGERTQKNLIDRSEGEERSGENVVKKKRFKKRGGKKNAKNRFSKAQAEFTEKRRAEEIRVQNLKQQQTERALALERYNKKKSEQHQKLKKKSRRGQPLMKYHMEVLLDKIKAQER; encoded by the exons ATGGCGCTCCCCATGGATAAACCACGAGATAAACCTTCACGCATTTTTGCCTCTGGCAAGCGCCAGTCTGGGGCAAATAAAATAAGAAGCCGAATGCAGTCTCCCCAAGTGAAATCATCACACAATAAATATCGGTCAAGAATCATTGGAAACGTCAAAGAAG GTCAAGGATATGCTGATAAGAGGAAGAGGAGGTTTCTTAACAACTACCAGAAACTGAGAAGGAAACAGAGACTCCAAGCTGAGAGAAGGCAGAGTGAAAATGAAACTGACATGAGCGACATCAATTTATTTGCAAAAAACATCCAATCTGCATCAGAAAACATAAATTTATCTGCCAAGAATGTTCAGTCTACATCGGAAAATGTTGAAAGGGACTCCAACCCCACTTCAGAACATGACTTTATTCGGAAGAGGAGCGAGGAGGGACCCGGTGAAAGGACTCAAAAGAATCTTATTGATAGAAGTGAAGGTGAAGAGAGAAGTGGAGAGAATGTGGTGAAAAAGAAACGATTCAAGAAGCGCGGAGGCAAGAAGAATGCCAAAAACCGGTTCAGCAAAGCCCAGGCAGAGTTTACAGAAAAGAGACGGGCGGAGGAGATTAGAGTACAG AATTTGAAACAACAGCAAACAGAGAGGGCGCTCGCCCTGGAACGTTACAATAAGAAGAAAAGTGAACAGCATCAGAAGCTGAAGAAGAAGTCCAGGAGAGGACAGCCCCTCATGAAATACCACATGGAGGTGTTGCTAGATAAGATAAAAGCTCAGGAAAGATGA